Genomic segment of Polynucleobacter necessarius:
TCCGTGGTGGTCGTGTAAAGGATTTGCCAGGTGTTCGTTACCACATCGTTCGTGGCTCACTTGACTTGCAAGGTGTTAAAGACCGTAAGCAGTCACGTTCCAAGTACGGTGCTAAGCGCGCTAAGAAAGCTGCTTAATAGCAACTTACAGTATTTGTAGTAGGTCTTCGTTTGTCAGACTTTAAAGACAAGTAAGTGGCCGTTCCGTTTAGAGAATTCTCTAGATAGTAGGACGGCCGGAGCGGGTGATCCATGTGGGCCACCCCTAACTGAACTGAAGGAGTAGTTATGCCACGTCGTCGTGAAGTTCCCAAACGGGAAATCCTGCCTGATCCAAAATTCGGCAATGTAGAAGTAGCAAAATTCATGAACGTCCTGATGTTGGACGGCAAAAAATCGGTTGCAGAGCGTATCGTTTACGGTGCCTTTGATCACATCGAGAAAAAAGCAAACAAAGAACCACTCGAAGTTTTCTCAACAGCTATGGGCAACGTTAAGCCAATGGTTGAGGTGAAGAGCCGTCGTGTTGGTGGCGCTAACTACCAGGTTCCTGTTGAAGTTCGCCCATCACGCCGTTCTGCTTTGGCAATGCGCTGGGTGCGCGAAGCCGCTAAAAAGCGCGGTGAAAAATCTATGGCTCAACGTTTGGCCAACGAATTATTAGAAGCTGCAGAAGGTCGCGGCGGAGCAATGAAGAAGCGTGAAGAAGTTCACCGTATGGCAGAAGCCAACAAAGCTTTCTCACATTTCCGCTTCTAATCGCACAGTAAAGAAAAGGTACCAACAGTGGCACGTAAAACCCCTATCGACAAATACCGCAATATCGGTATTTCTGCGCATATTGACGCAGGTAAGACAACAACAACAGAACGCGTTTTGTTCTACACCGGCGTTAATCACAAAATCGGTGAAGTGCATGATGGCGCTGCAACTATGGACTGGATGGAGCAAGAGCAAGAGCGTGGTATCACGATTACTTCTGCTGCTACTACAACGTTCTGGAAGGGCATGGCTGGTAATTTCCTAGAGCACCGTATCAACATTATTGATACCCCAGGACACGTAGACTTCACTATTGAAGTTGAGCGTTCAATGCGCGTTTTGGATGGCGCTTGCATGGTTTACTGTGCAGTAGGTGGTGTGCAGCCACAATCTGAAACTGTTTGGCGTCAAGCTAACAAGTATCAAGTTCCACGTTTAGCTTTCGTAAACAAGATGGACCGTACTGGTGCGAATTTCTTTAAGGTCTATGACCAAATGAAGATGCGCCTCAAAGCTAATCCTATCTTGATCCAAATTCCAATCGGTGCTGAAGAAAACTTCAAAGGTGTTGTGGATTTGGTGAAGATGAAAGCTATCTATTGGGATGAGGCTTCACAAGGTACTAAATTTACATACGAAGATATCCCTGCTAAATTGCAAGCATCTGCCGAAGAGTGGCGCGAGAAAATGCTCGAAGCTGCTGCAGAGAGTTCAGAAGAGTTGATGGAAAAGTATCTCGGCGGCGAAGGCTTGACCGAGGAAGAAATTAAAGCAGGATTGCGTCAGCGTACTATCGCCAATGAAATCGTTCCAATGTTGTGCGGAACAGCTTTCAAAAACAAAGGTGTTCAGGCGATGTTGGATGCGGTTGTTGAATTGTTGCCTTCACCATTAGACGTTCCACCAGTTCCATGTGAATTGGAAGATGGCACACCGACAACACGTGAAGCTTCTGACAATGCGAAGTTTTCAGCATTGGCATTTAAGATCATGACTGACCCATTTGTTGGCCAGCTCATCTTCTTCCGTGTTTACTCAGGCATAATGAAATCTGGTGACACAATCTACAACCCAATCAAGGGCAAGAAAGAGCGTGTTGGTCGTTTGTTGCAGATGCATGCAAACGAACGTGAAGAAATCAAAGAAGTATTCGCTGGCGATATCGCAGCTGCTGTTGGTCTGAAAGACGCAACAACAGGCGAAACATTGTGTGATCCAGATAGCATCGTTATTTTGGAGCGCATGGTATTCCCAGAGCCAGTGATCTCTCAAGCTGTAGAGCCAAAGACAAAAGCTGACCAAGAAAAAATGGGTCTTGCTTTGAATCGCTTGGCACAAGAAGATCCATCTTTCCGCGTAAAAACAGACGAAGAGTCTGGCCAAACAATTATTTCCGGTATGGGCGAGCTCCACTTGGAAATTTTGGTTGATCGTATGAAGCGTGAATTCGGTGTTGAAGCAACTGTTGGTAAGCCACAAGTTGCCTACCGTGAAACCATTCGCAAGGTTTGCGAAGAGATTGAAGGTAAATTCGTTAAGCAGTCTGGTGGTCGCGGTCAGTATGGTCACGTGGTATTGAAGTTAGAGCCACAAGCCCCAGGCAAAGGTTTTGAATTCGTTGACGCTATTAAGGGCGGTGTAGTTCCACGTGAATACATTCCTGCGGTAGAAAAAGGAATTATCGAAACATTGAACTTCGGTATTTTGGCTGGCTATCCAGTTGTAGATATCAAAGCAACATTGTTCTTCGGTTCATACCATGATGTTGACTCCAACGAAAACGCATTTAAGATGGCGGGCTCGATGGCATTCAAAGATGGTATGCGCAAAGCATCACCAGTGTTGCTTGAACCAATGATGGCTGTTGAAGTTGAAACGCCAGAAGATTTCATGGGTAACGTAATGGGTGACCTCTCATCACGTCGCGGTATTTTGCAAGGTATGGATGACATTCCAGGGGGCGGTAAGATCGTTCGCGCTGAAGTGCCATTGGCAGAGATGTTTGGTTACTCAACTGGCTTGCGCTCGTTGACCCAAGGTCGCGCTACCTACACCATGGAATTTAAGCATTATTCCGAAGCACCTAAGAACGTTGCTGAAGCAGTTATGGCTGCTAAAGCGAAGTAATTTATCCACATTATTTTGAATATTGACTAGCTAAGAAGGCAGACAAAAAAATGGCAAAAGAAAAGTTTGAGCGGACAAAACCGCACGTAAACGTTGGTACAATCGGTCACGTTGACCACGGTAAAACCACATTGACAGCAGCTATCGCAACCGTGCTTTCAAAAGCATTTGGTGGCGAAGCAAAAGCATACGATCAGATCGATGCTGCTCCAGAAGAAAAAGCACGCGGTATTACTATTAATACAGCACACGTTGAGTATGAGACTGCGAATCGTCACTACGCACACGTGGATTGCCCAGGACATGCTGACTACGTTAAGAACATGATTACTGGTGCTGCTCAGATGGACGGCGCTATTTTGGTTTGCTCTGCAGCTGACGGCCCAATGCCACAAACTCGTGAGCACATCCTCTTGGCGCGCCAAGTTGGTGTTCCATACATCATCGTGTTCTTGAACAAGTGCGACATGGTGGATGACGCTGAGTTGTTAGAACTCGTAGAAATGGAAGTTCGTGAGCTTCTATCTAAGTACGACTTCCCAGGCGATGACACACCAATCATTCAAGGTTCTGCTAAGTTAGCACTTGAAGGCGACGAAGGCCCATTGGGTAAAGAAGCCATCATGAAGTTGGCTGAAGCACTTGACTCATACATCCCAACTCCAGAGCGTGCTGTTGACGGTGCGTTCTTGATGCCAGTAGAGGACGTGCTCTCTATCTCCGGTCGCGGTACTGTTGTTACAGGCCGTATCGAGCGCGGTATCGTTAAAGTTGGTGAAGAGATTGAAATTATCGGTATCAAGCCAACACTCAAGACAACTTGTACTGGTGTTGAAATGTTCCGCAAATTGCTCGACCAAGGTCAAGCAGGCGATAACGTTGGTATCTTGTTACGCGGTACAAAACGTGAAGAAGTTGAGCGCGGCCAAGTATTGGCTAAGCCAGGTTCAATCACCCCACATACTCACTTTACAGCCGAGGTTTACATCTTGGGTAAAGATGAAGGTGGTCGTCATACTCCATTCTTTAACAACTATCGTCCACAGTTCTACTTCCGTACAACGGACGTAACTGGTTCAATCGAGTTGCCAAAAGACAAAGAAATGGTAATGCCTGGTGATAACGTGACTATTACCGTAAAACTCATCGCTCCAATCGCGATGGAAGAAGGTTTACGTTTTGCGATCCGTGAAGGTGGCCGTACTGTTGGCGCCGGCGTGGTTGCAAAGATTTTGGCTTAATAGCAGTAAATTATTTAGCGGTTTGCTAACCGGTGACGTCCGTGCTGCGGATGTCACCGAGCTCTTTAGAAATATAACGTGGCAGCACCACAACGCTCTTTGGAATTAATATGCAAAACCAAAAAATTCGTATTCGTCTTAAAGCATTTGATTACCGTTTGATCGACCAGTCTGCAGCTGAAATCGTTGATACAGCTAAGCGTACTGGTGCAGTTGTTAAGGGTCCAGTACCTTTGCCAACACGTATCGAGCGCTTTGACATTCTGCGTTCACCACACGTAAACAAGACATCACGTGACCAGTTAGAGATTCGTACCCATTTGCGTTTGATGGATATCGTTGATCCTACAGAGAAAACAGTGGATGCCTTGATGAAATTAGACCTTCCAGCAGGTGTGGACGTCGAAATTAAGTTGCAGTAATTCAGTATTTCCAGTCTTAGCGCTTGCCAAGACTGGCCTTTCGGGATACAATCTAAGGCTTCGCTCAATTATTTGGGCGGATTTAAAGGTTTTATCAGCATTAAAAACGTTGTAAGTTATTGATTTAGAAGTACTTTTACTTGTAAATCACTTAAATTAATTTTGCCGATCAATCGAAGTCGGCGCGGAGCATGAATATGAGCTTAGGCTTAATCGGTCGCAAGATCGGCATGACCCGTCTATTTACGGACGAAGGGGAAGCGATTCCTGTCACCGTAATTGACGTGAGCGACAACAGAATCGCTCAAATCAAGACCCAGGCAACTGATGGCTATGATGCTATCCAGTTGGCACATGGTACACGTAGAGCTACTCGCGTTACCAAAGCAATGGCAGGTCGCTTCGCTAAAGCGGGTGTGATGGCTGGTAACGGTCTCAACGAATTTTATTTAGATGCAGCAAAAATCGCAGAAATGACACCAGGACAAGTAATTCCTGCTGACACTGCATTTGCTGCTGGCCAAAAAGTGGATGTACAAGGTGTAACGATTGGTAAAGGCTATGCCGGTACTATCAAGCGCCATCACTTCGTTTCAGGTCGCGCGTCACACGGTAACTCACGTTCACATAACGTGCCAGGTTCTATCGGTATGGCGCAAGATCCAGGTCGTGTTTTCCCAGGTAAGCGCATGACAGGCCACCTTGGTGACGAAACACGCACTGTACAAAATTTAGTCATCGCACGCATTGATGCAGAACGCAATCTCATCATGGTTAAAGGCGCTATTCCAGGTGCCCCAGGCGGTAAAGTTATTGTTACTCCAGCGGTGAAGACACCGTTGAAGAAGAAATAAGGAGAGCGAATATGGAACTTAAGCTTCTCCAAGATAACGGAACTTTGGGCGCAGGCGTTCAAGCCTCACCAGAAGTATTCGAGCGCGAATATAACGAAGCATTGGTACACCAAGTTGTAGTGGCTTACCAAGCAAATGCACGTAGCGGTAACCGTGCGCAAAAAGACCGTGAGCAAGTTAAGCACACAACCAAAAAACCTTGGCGTCAAAAAGGTACTGGTCGTGCTCGTGCTGGTATGAGCTCTTCCCCGCTGTGGCGTGGAGGTGGTCGTATATTCCCGAATTCACCTGAAGAAAATTTCAGCCAAAAAGTAAACAAGAAAATGTACCGCGCTGGTATGAGATCAATTTTGTCTCAGTTAGCACGCGAAGGTCGTTTGAATGTTGTTGACCAATTTAATCTTGATGCTCCAAAGACTAAAGTTTTAGCTGACAAAGTTAAAGCAATGGGATTGGATTCAGTCTTGATCATCGTTGATCAGGTTAGCGAGAATTTGTACTTGGCATCACGCAACTTGCATAAGGTTGCTGTATGTGAGCCACGGCACGCTGATCCATTAGCTTTAGTTCAATACAAAAAAGTATTGGTAAGCAAAGCAGCGATCGCAAAAATTGAGGAGTTGCTGAAATGAGCCAAGTCCGTAAAAACGATCACAGCTTGATGAAGGTTCTGCTTGGACCGGTTATCTCTGAAAAAGCAACTATGGTTGCAGAGAAAAACGAGCAAGTAGTATTCCAAGTTACACGCGACGCCAATAAGAGCGATGTGAAACAAGCGGTTGAGTTGCTCTTCAAAGTGCAAGTTGACTCTGTTCAAATCGTGAATCAAAAAGGTAAGCCAAAGCGCTATGGCCGTTTTGAAGGTCGTCGTGACCACACTAAGAAGGCCTATGTTAGCTTGAAGCCAGGTCAAGAAATTAACTTTGAAGCGGAGGCGAATTAATCATGCCTTTGATGAAGACAAAACCGACCTCACCAGGTCGTCGCTCAATGGTCAAGGTGGTCAATCCTGACCTCCATAAAGGCAAACCTTTTGCACCATTGCTCGAGCCACAGTTTCAAAAAGCGGGCCGTAACAACGACGGTCACATCACTACCCGTCATAAAGGTGGTGGTCATAAGCATTACTATCGTGTTGTTGATTTCAAACGCAACGACAAAGATGGTATTCCAGCAAAAGTTGAACGCTTGGAATACGATCCAAACCGCAGTGCAAATATTGCATTGATCGTGTTTGCTGATGGTGAGCGTCGCTATATTCTTGCTGCAAAAGGCATGACTGTTGGTCAGGCGTTGATGAGTGGCTCTGAAGCCCCAATCAAGTCTGGTAACAACTTGCCAATTCGTAACATTCCAGTTGGTAGCACGATTCACTGCGTAGAAATGTTGCCAGGTAAAGGTGCTCAAATCGCACGTTCTGCTGGCGGCTCTGCAGTGTTATTGGCTCGTGAAGGTGTATACGCTCAGATGCGCTTGCGCTCTGGTGAAGTACGTCGTATTTTGATCGATTGCCGTGCCACTATTGGTGAAGTTGGTAATGAAGAGCATAGCTTGCGCGTTATCGGTAAAGCTGGTGCTAATCGCTGGCGTGGTATTCGCCCAACCGTTCGCGGTGTGGCAATGAACCCAGTAGATCACCCACACGGTGGTGGTGAAGGTAGAACTGGCGAAGGCCGTGTACCTGTCTCCCCATGGGGCACACCAACCAAAGGTTATCGTACACGTCGCAATAAGCGTACAACTTCGATGATCGTTCAACATCGTCAAAAACGTTAAGCGATAAGGATAAATAGATATGACACGTTCAGCTAAAAAAGGCCCATTTTGCGACGCCAGCTTAGTAAAAAAAGTTGAAGTTGCACAAGCCAACAAAGACAAAAAGCCAATCAAAACTTGGTCACGCCGTTCAACAATCCTCCCAGACCTTATTGGTCTGACGATTGCTATACATAACGGCCGTCAACACGTTCCGGTATATGTATCAGAAAACATGGTGGGTCATAAGTTAGGCGAATTTGCCTTGACCCGTACTTTCAAAGGGCACGCTGCTGACAAGAAAGTAACGAAGAAGTAAGGGGATGATGATGGAAGTTAAAGCTATTCACAAGGGCGCCCGCATTTCTGCGCAAAAGACACGTTTGGTCGCTGACCAAATCCGTGGTTTGCCAATTGCTCGCGCTATGAACATTTTGAATTTCAGCCCCAAGAAAGCTGCCTTCATTGTGAAGAAAGTTGTTGAGTCCGCAATGGCCAACGCTGAACACAATAAGGGTGCTGATATTGATAAGCTCAAGGTTTCAACAATTATTGTTGATAAGGGTACTTCCTTGAAGCGCTTCACAGCACGTGCTAAGGGTCGCGGTAATCAAATCGAAAAACAAACATGTCACATCACCGTGACTTTGAGTAACTAAGGGAAGATATGGGACAAAAGATAAACCCAACCGGATTCCGACTCTCGGTAATGAAGAACTGGACATCAAAGTGGTATGCAAACAATACTGATTTTGCGAAGATGCTCAAAGAGGACGTAGATGTCCGCATCTATCTCAAGAAGAAGTTGAAGAATGCATCAGTAAGTAAAGTTATTATCGAGCGTCCTGCAAAGAACGCACGCATCACAATTTACAGCTCACGCCCAGGTGTTGTGATCGGTAAAAAAGGTGAAGATATTGAAGTTCTCCGTCGTGAACTCCAGAAGCGTATGGGCGTTCCAGTCCATGTGAACATCGAAGAAATTCGTAAGCCTGAAGTTGATGCTCAATTGATCGCTGACTCTATTACTCAACAGCTAGAGAAGCGCATCATGTTCCGTCGTGCAATGAAGCGTGCAATGCAAAATGCAATGCGCCTTGGTGCACAAGGAATCAAGATCATGTCTTCTGGTCGTTTGAATGGTGCTGAGATTGCACGTCGCGAATGGTACCGTGAAGGTCGTGTTCCACTTCATACATTGAAGGCTGATATTGACTACGCAACTTCAGAAGCGGAAACAACATACGGCATCATCGGTGTAAAAGTTTGGGTATATAAAGGCGATACATTAGGCCGCGGTGCTGATGCTGTAGCAGTAACAGCAGAGCCAGCAGCTGAAGAGAAAAAGCCACGTCGCGCACCAGCTAAAACAACCGCACGCAAACCAGCAGCTGACAGCAAGCCTTTAGTTGCTGCTAAGCCAGCAGTAAAGCGTGCACCGAAAGCCGCTGAAGCCGCAAGTGCTGAAGCGCAGAAGTCAGGAGAGTAAGCATGCTACAACCAAAGCGTCGTAAGTATCGCAAGGAACAAAAGGGACGTAACACTGGCGTGGCAACACGCGGTAGTTCAGTAGCCTTTGGTGACTTTGGATTGAAAGCTATTGGCCGTAGTCGTTTGACTGCACGTCAGATTGAATCTGCACGTCGCGCAATGACACGTCACATTAAGCGTGGTGGCCGTATCTGGATTCGTATTTTCCCAGACAAGCCAATTTCACAAAAGCCAGCTGAAGTACGTATGGGTAACGGCAAAGGTAATCCAGAGTACTACGTAGCAGAAATTCAACCAGGCAAGATTTTGTACGAGATGGATGGCGTAGATGAAGGTTTGGCGCGCGAGGCTTTCAAGCTTGCTGCTGCTAAATTGCCATTGCAAACCACTTTCGTGATTCGCCACTTAGGTTGATCGGGATAGAGATTATGAAAAAGACAGAATTAGCATCTAAAGATCTGGTTGCCTTGAACGCAGAATTAACAGAGCTCTTGAAGACTAGCTTCAAGCTCCGTCTGCAAAAGGGTACTCAGCAACTCACCAACACCAGCCAATTGGGTAAAACTAAACGTGAAATTGCTCGCGTGAAGACTTTTATTACTCAAAAAACTGCACAGAAATAAGGAAAAAGGGATATGACAGAATTATCTAAACCCTTGCGCCGCACCCTTGTGGGTCGTGTCGTTAGCGATAAAATGCAAAAAACTGTGACTGTGCTAGTTGAGCGCCAAGTAAAACATGCGCTTTATGGCAAATATGTTGGACAGTCCAAAAAATACCACGCTCATGACGAAGCTGGCCAATACAAGATGGGTGATACCGTTGAAATTGCAGAATCTAAGCCAATTTCACGTACTAAATCTTGGGTTGTGACCCGTTTAGTTCAAGAATCCAAGGGTATTTAAAGAAATATTAGGGATTTTGGCGAACTTTCTTGCCAAATCCCTGTTTTGCGTAGTATGATGGAAGGCTTCTCTGGTTTTATTGGGAGAAGCGGTGTTTTTTTATTAATTCCGGGTTTTAACTTTCGTTAAAGCCCATAGACGGAACCAAGACTGTTTGCCTTTGGCTAACAAGTTGGGGATTAAAAAATGATTCAGACCGAAAGTAGATTACAGGTCGCCGATAACACAGGCGCCAGTGAAGTTTTGTGCATCAAGGTATTGGGCGGCTCTAAGCGTCGTTACGCCAGTATCGGTGATGTCATCAAAGTGACTGTAAAGTCCGCAGCTCCACGTGGCCGTGTAAAAAAAGGTGATATTTATAACGCCGTAGTAGTGAGAACTGCTAAGGGTGTGCGCCGTCCAGACGGCTCATTGATTAAGTTCGATGGAAACGCTGCAGTATTGCTCAACGCTAAGTTAGAGCCAATCGGCACACGTATCTTTGGACCAGTTACGCGCGAATTGCGTACTGAGAAGTTCATGAAGATCGTTTCTCTCGCCCCCGAAGTTATTTAAGAGGCTGATATGAAAAAGATTCGTAAAGGTGATTCAGTAGTTCTCTTGACTGGCCGCGATAAAGGCAAGCAAGGAACTGTTACAGCCGTTCTCGAGAACAAATTAGTGATCGAAGGCGTAAACATTTATAAAAAGAGCGTTAAGCCAAATCCAGCAGCCGGTGTTACTGGCGGCATGATTGACAAGACGATGCCTGTTCACATTTCTAATGTGGCTGTGGTTGACGGTAACGGCAAACCATCACGTGTTGGTATCAAACTCGTGGACGGTAAAAAGCAACGTTTCCTCAAAACCACTGGCGCAACTTTAAGCGCATAAGGGGCACGGAGAAATTATGAGCACACGTTTTCAAGAACACTATCAAGCTAAAGTAGTTGCTGATTTGATCGCCAAATTTGGTTACAAGTCAGTAATGGAAGTTCCACGTATCACCAAGGTAACCCTGAACATGGGCTTGGGCGATGCAGTAAACGACAAGAAAATTATCGAAAATGCAGTTGGTGATTTGACTAAAGTAGCAGGTCAAAAGCCAGTTGTGACAAAAGCAAAAAAAGCGATTGCTGGTTTCAAAATTCGTCAAGGTTACCCAATCGGTGCCATGGTCACATTGCGTGGTGCACGCATGTATGAATTTTTAGACCGTTTCGTGACTGTTGCTTTGCCACGCGTACGTGACTTCCGCGGAATTTCCGGTAAGGCATTTGACGGCCATGGTAACTACAACATCGGTGTTAAAGAGCAAATCATTTTCCCTGAAATCGAATACGACAAAATTGATGCCCTCCGTGGTCTCAATATCAGTATTACGACGACCGCTAAGACTGACGAAGAAGCTAAAGCTTTGTTAGCAGCGTTCAAATTCCCTTTCCGCAATTAAGAGGCTAACGTGGCAAAACTATCCCTAATTGAGCGCGAGAATAAGCGCACAAAAACTGTAGAGAAGTACGCTGTGAAGCGTGCTGAACTCAAGGCAATCATTGCTGATCAATCACGCAGCGATGAAGAGCGCTATGAAGCTCGCTTGAAGCTACAGGCACTTCCACGTAACGCAAGCCCGATTCGTCAAAGAAATCGTTGTTCATTAACCGGTCGTCCGCGCGGTGTATTCAGCAAGTTTGGTTTAGCGCGTAGCAAAATTCGTGAAATTGCCTTCCGTGGCGAAATCCCCGGTTTAACCAAGGCCAGCTGGTAAGCGGCGAAAGAATTAGGAGAACTCATGAGTATCAGCGATCCAATCGCCGACATGTTGACAAGGATCCGCAATGCGCAAGCAGTGCAGAAACCCGTAGTCTTGATGTCGTCGTCAAAAGTTAAAGTAGCTATTGCAAAAGTCTTGCAGGATGAAGGTTATATCGATAGTTTTGAAATCAAAGGTGAAGTAGCTAAGCCAGTGCTACACATTGAACTCAAATACTACGCAGGCCGTCCTGTTATTGAACGTATTGACCGTGTTTCTACACCAAGTCTACGTATCTACAAAGGCCGTCACGACATTCCTGAAGTAATGAATGGCTTGGGCATTGCAATTATTTCAACCCCACAAGGCGTAATGACAGACCGCAAAGCTCGTGCAAACGGCGTTGGTGGTGAAGTTATTTGCTACGTCGCGTAAGGAGAGAAATATGTCCCGCGTTGGTAAATCACCCATTCCAGTCCCTAAGGGCGCTGAAATCAGCATCAACGGTGCAAACATTACTGTTAAAGGTCCATTAGGCACTTTGACACACAACTTGCATCCTTCTGTTGGTTTGAAACAAGAAGACGGCGTATTGACAGTTGTTTTAAATAACGACACACCAGAAGCTGGTGCACAGTCAGGTACAGCCCGTGCTTTAGTTAACAACATGGTTGTTGGCGTAACTACTGGCTTTGAGCGCAAGCTCAGCTTGGTAGGCGTTGGTTACCGTGCTGCTGCTCAAGGCGAAACATTGAAGTTACAGTTAGGTTTCTCACACGACATTATTTACAACCTGCCAAAGGGTGTAAAAGCTGAGACTCCAACACAAACTGAAATCATTATCAAAGGTTCCAACAAGCAGCAAGTTGGCCAGGTTGCAGCTGAAGTTCGCGCATACCGTTCACCAGAGCCATACAAAGGCAAAGGTGTTCGCTACGTGGATGAGGTTGTACATCTGAAAGAAACTAAGAAGAAGTAAGCGAGATTAGAAAATGAATAAAGACGAATCCAGACAAAGACGTGCTAGGCAGACTCGTATTCGCATTGCCGAAGCATTGGCAAATCGCTTAACAGTTATCCGTAGCAATTCACACATCTCTGCACAGGTATATAGTCCATGTGGAACCAAGGTTGTGGCAGCTGCCTCATCAATGGAAAAAGAATTGCGCCAAGCGATCAAAAACGGCGGCAACGCTGAAGCGGCTAAACAAATCGGCAAACTAGTTGCTGAGCGTGCTGTTAAAGCAGGCGTTGTTGATGTTGCTTTTGATCGTTCCGGTCATCGTTACCACGGCCGTATTAAGGCCTTAGCTGAAGCTGCGCGTGAA
This window contains:
- the tuf gene encoding elongation factor Tu, yielding MAKEKFERTKPHVNVGTIGHVDHGKTTLTAAIATVLSKAFGGEAKAYDQIDAAPEEKARGITINTAHVEYETANRHYAHVDCPGHADYVKNMITGAAQMDGAILVCSAADGPMPQTREHILLARQVGVPYIIVFLNKCDMVDDAELLELVEMEVRELLSKYDFPGDDTPIIQGSAKLALEGDEGPLGKEAIMKLAEALDSYIPTPERAVDGAFLMPVEDVLSISGRGTVVTGRIERGIVKVGEEIEIIGIKPTLKTTCTGVEMFRKLLDQGQAGDNVGILLRGTKREEVERGQVLAKPGSITPHTHFTAEVYILGKDEGGRHTPFFNNYRPQFYFRTTDVTGSIELPKDKEMVMPGDNVTITVKLIAPIAMEEGLRFAIREGGRTVGAGVVAKILA
- the rpsJ gene encoding 30S ribosomal protein S10; this translates as MQNQKIRIRLKAFDYRLIDQSAAEIVDTAKRTGAVVKGPVPLPTRIERFDILRSPHVNKTSRDQLEIRTHLRLMDIVDPTEKTVDALMKLDLPAGVDVEIKLQ
- the rplV gene encoding 50S ribosomal protein L22; this encodes MMEVKAIHKGARISAQKTRLVADQIRGLPIARAMNILNFSPKKAAFIVKKVVESAMANAEHNKGADIDKLKVSTIIVDKGTSLKRFTARAKGRGNQIEKQTCHITVTLSN
- the rplB gene encoding 50S ribosomal protein L2 — its product is MPLMKTKPTSPGRRSMVKVVNPDLHKGKPFAPLLEPQFQKAGRNNDGHITTRHKGGGHKHYYRVVDFKRNDKDGIPAKVERLEYDPNRSANIALIVFADGERRYILAAKGMTVGQALMSGSEAPIKSGNNLPIRNIPVGSTIHCVEMLPGKGAQIARSAGGSAVLLAREGVYAQMRLRSGEVRRILIDCRATIGEVGNEEHSLRVIGKAGANRWRGIRPTVRGVAMNPVDHPHGGGEGRTGEGRVPVSPWGTPTKGYRTRRNKRTTSMIVQHRQKR
- the rpsC gene encoding 30S ribosomal protein S3, yielding MGQKINPTGFRLSVMKNWTSKWYANNTDFAKMLKEDVDVRIYLKKKLKNASVSKVIIERPAKNARITIYSSRPGVVIGKKGEDIEVLRRELQKRMGVPVHVNIEEIRKPEVDAQLIADSITQQLEKRIMFRRAMKRAMQNAMRLGAQGIKIMSSGRLNGAEIARREWYREGRVPLHTLKADIDYATSEAETTYGIIGVKVWVYKGDTLGRGADAVAVTAEPAAEEKKPRRAPAKTTARKPAADSKPLVAAKPAVKRAPKAAEAASAEAQKSGE
- the rplD gene encoding 50S ribosomal protein L4, giving the protein MELKLLQDNGTLGAGVQASPEVFEREYNEALVHQVVVAYQANARSGNRAQKDREQVKHTTKKPWRQKGTGRARAGMSSSPLWRGGGRIFPNSPEENFSQKVNKKMYRAGMRSILSQLAREGRLNVVDQFNLDAPKTKVLADKVKAMGLDSVLIIVDQVSENLYLASRNLHKVAVCEPRHADPLALVQYKKVLVSKAAIAKIEELLK
- the fusA gene encoding elongation factor G; translation: MARKTPIDKYRNIGISAHIDAGKTTTTERVLFYTGVNHKIGEVHDGAATMDWMEQEQERGITITSAATTTFWKGMAGNFLEHRINIIDTPGHVDFTIEVERSMRVLDGACMVYCAVGGVQPQSETVWRQANKYQVPRLAFVNKMDRTGANFFKVYDQMKMRLKANPILIQIPIGAEENFKGVVDLVKMKAIYWDEASQGTKFTYEDIPAKLQASAEEWREKMLEAAAESSEELMEKYLGGEGLTEEEIKAGLRQRTIANEIVPMLCGTAFKNKGVQAMLDAVVELLPSPLDVPPVPCELEDGTPTTREASDNAKFSALAFKIMTDPFVGQLIFFRVYSGIMKSGDTIYNPIKGKKERVGRLLQMHANEREEIKEVFAGDIAAAVGLKDATTGETLCDPDSIVILERMVFPEPVISQAVEPKTKADQEKMGLALNRLAQEDPSFRVKTDEESGQTIISGMGELHLEILVDRMKREFGVEATVGKPQVAYRETIRKVCEEIEGKFVKQSGGRGQYGHVVLKLEPQAPGKGFEFVDAIKGGVVPREYIPAVEKGIIETLNFGILAGYPVVDIKATLFFGSYHDVDSNENAFKMAGSMAFKDGMRKASPVLLEPMMAVEVETPEDFMGNVMGDLSSRRGILQGMDDIPGGGKIVRAEVPLAEMFGYSTGLRSLTQGRATYTMEFKHYSEAPKNVAEAVMAAKAK
- the rpsS gene encoding 30S ribosomal protein S19; translation: MTRSAKKGPFCDASLVKKVEVAQANKDKKPIKTWSRRSTILPDLIGLTIAIHNGRQHVPVYVSENMVGHKLGEFALTRTFKGHAADKKVTKK
- the rplW gene encoding 50S ribosomal protein L23, which translates into the protein MSQVRKNDHSLMKVLLGPVISEKATMVAEKNEQVVFQVTRDANKSDVKQAVELLFKVQVDSVQIVNQKGKPKRYGRFEGRRDHTKKAYVSLKPGQEINFEAEAN
- the rpsG gene encoding 30S ribosomal protein S7; translated protein: MPRRREVPKREILPDPKFGNVEVAKFMNVLMLDGKKSVAERIVYGAFDHIEKKANKEPLEVFSTAMGNVKPMVEVKSRRVGGANYQVPVEVRPSRRSALAMRWVREAAKKRGEKSMAQRLANELLEAAEGRGGAMKKREEVHRMAEANKAFSHFRF
- the rplC gene encoding 50S ribosomal protein L3 — its product is MSLGLIGRKIGMTRLFTDEGEAIPVTVIDVSDNRIAQIKTQATDGYDAIQLAHGTRRATRVTKAMAGRFAKAGVMAGNGLNEFYLDAAKIAEMTPGQVIPADTAFAAGQKVDVQGVTIGKGYAGTIKRHHFVSGRASHGNSRSHNVPGSIGMAQDPGRVFPGKRMTGHLGDETRTVQNLVIARIDAERNLIMVKGAIPGAPGGKVIVTPAVKTPLKKK